A region of the Festucalex cinctus isolate MCC-2025b chromosome 8, RoL_Fcin_1.0, whole genome shotgun sequence genome:
GGAATATTCATAATTAACTAATCAAATTCATGTTGAATGTCAGTCAGCACTTGACCTGCCAACATTTCAAGTGCCTCAAAAAAGTGCAGCTGTTCTTTTTGGGATTCtcttggcatttgaacaggggggtgtagactttttatatccaccgtAGTtacaaatttttcattttttggtttcatttgcattttctgATATATtccagcttaaaaaaataaataaaaaataaaaaacctcaAGATACATGATCTGCACATTTGTTTAAATACAGTACTGGTTttaacaggttttttttttgtctgtaagaTATCAGCACTTTTATGAATCCCAATTTCATTTAATTCTAGTTTAAATTAGCCTGCTACAAATTTACAACggtgaacaaaataaataaataaataaataaaataaaaaaataaaataaaataaatagtgccATGATGTTGCTGGCGGTGAACGTTCCCATGATGGTAATTGTCAAAGTGACATGCCAACCGACACAAAATGTTTCCACTACTTTCAATTAGAAACGAAAGGAGACTCTCCCGGTGCCAAGGTGGATCAAAGGACAGATTGAGCCCATCTTGCAGGGCGGGAACAAGTACAACACGCCTCGGAAAAGCAGCAGGTATCGTCACATTCACTCAGCTGTCATTTGTTACCAGCGCACGTCGTCAAGACAGAACGTTTGGCGGCGTTTCCAAAGGCCTGGTTTGTTCTGATGGGTGCGTGTTGTGCGCGTTTATCACATGAGACCCTCGCAGTGGAAAAAGGTTGGACTCATTCGCATGCGATTTTCCCATCGAAGCTAGAGAGTGCGATGGCGAAGGCCTGCACTGCGCACATGGGGTACTTGTAGTCCAGCGTGAAAATGTCGTCGGCTATTCGGCCAAACTGCATCACAATGTAGTCCACTACAAGACAAGATAGACAAATGGACCAAAAGTAACCAAATCTGCTCAAAGTTTGTTGGGAGGTTTGGCTAATACCTGTACCTACAATGCATACTTTAATTGGTAGTTGCAATTGTTAAGCGGGCTAGATTAGAGCTAGATTATCTGTATTCTCTTGGCTAGCTTTAGCATCTTTGGTTTTGACCATATGTTAGGTAATATATTAGGAACGGTGAGTGTTTACAGACTCACAATCTTTGCTGTGGACGATCTGGAAATTCTTGATGGAGGCCTGGGTGACCCGGCCGTTGAAGTTGAGCACGTGCGAGGCCGTTTCTTCGTTCCACACGGGCGTCTTATTGTGAAGCTCAATCAGATTCTCCATCCTTCTATTTTGGTGTCGTATCAACAGGCCGTCGTAGTCCTGGGAAGATTtgatatgtatttgtatttgtctgcaaaaatatcaaagcaaAGTCTAGCCCGCCCCTGCGCAAATTTCCGCTGTGCTTCGTGCCGGACTTGCACTGGGCACGAAAagagagccttttttttttttttgctcgtcaATCTGCAGCTCTGAGCTGTTCTCCGTTATACTCACATTTCTGGGTCGGAGCGGTACTCGCTCGTTGTCCTTGTCCATGCCTGGAATGATGACCGACATCCTTCTGGGCCCTTTCATCCCCAAAACATTTGTTTCCTGATGCATGGCGGTAGAGAtgcttcaattcaatttcagcgtgacaacattttttttcaagatttggAATGACTTACGTAGATGATGGCTGCCAACTCCTGCCGCGCGTTGGACATGTCCGGAAGGGCTTTTTCGGGATTTAGAGCGTTGTCAAAAACAGTAAACTTGGTGCCCATTAAATTTGACCTGGACAACACGTGAAAAAGCAGATGTTGAATCAATATTGACTGCACATTGTGAGCTGGATTTGCACTGCGTAGTTCAAGTCACAAGGATTCCTGTGCCAGACATTAATGGCTGTGCATGCATTATTTTAGGGGCAGTGTTatgtaaaatattatatatcTACATTGTTATGTGGATTTGACTGCTTGGACCTGCAGTAAAAATCCAGCCTTGAATGAATATCCGTCATACCTCAGCTTTCCTACAAAGTTATCGCCACCTCTTGACAAATCCGTAGCGTCTATGGAGATGAGATAATTGGAGGTTgcgcttttctttcttttcctgccCGCCAACAGAAACGTCTACAAAGAAATGTAAAATagatgttgttgttattgtagcATTGTGGcttttaacaatttaaaaacacatcattAGACATAACTTGCGTACTCGTAATGTCATGAGAACAAACGTGTGGCTTAACATGGGGTGGACCTAAACATTTGACTCCGCCCACGCAGATTCTCAgtgcctttttttatttaacagaaTGGTTTTAACCTTTTTGTTAAACAAAATTTGCacatttaattagggatgttcgataccactttttttcagaccgataccgatactcagaccctcagtactcaccgataccgataccaactgccgataccagtagtacattttgacaaataaaaaaaaatcactaaaagatatttttaaacaaatatatttccgttaattttgacaaacaaaaaacaaaacaaaaaaacagcacagtcactcttcaatagtcttaacgctcaaaataaaacacaaaaatgcccttttagtttaagattcacaattttgaagtatttccaaaccggtgaagttttggtgaaaaactgctgcaagctagcgccagttacaggcaaggaggactcacttaaagtcttccccctctgccatcgctcgcttgtacttgtctgcgagtacttgaaaaaaggctggtatcggcccgataccgatacctggtatcgctACTCGCCAATCCCTACATTTAATGATGCGCCACCTTATGACTTATGATGCATCGAAAAATTAAACCCCTCAGTCATTCGGGGCGGAGCTTACTAAACCGTTTAATGGAAGTGGTCGAAACGGCCATTTTGAGGTACATTCTTGGTGAACAAACAGTCGTAGAGCCAGGGTTGGCGAACTGCGGTCCTCTAGagtcggagtcctgcaggttttatagatttccctactcgaagtgcagctgattccaattaacaggcccGTCATCAGGCTTCTgccgagcttgctgatgagctgatcatgaatcaactgtgttgaagaagggaaatatccaaaacctgcaggactgcggcccttcgAGCACCGGATCTCGACACATGTGGTCTAGGCCATTTGGTTCAAAAGTTGTGGTCAAAAGATGTCCTCCACATACAAATGAGTAGGATGGATGCAGTACTAAATGTCCCCAGCAGATGGCGAACTCCCTGCATCGTTGCATTTAGGATTTGGGTTTTGGTTAGTTTGTAATTttcgatgttttaaaaaaaaagtgtttgaaaaATAAGTATGCCAAGGAAATAGTTTACaaaaacgcacaaaaaaagagaagaacgCGCTTAGAAGGTAATAATCTATGTGGGTGGAGTCAAATGGTTAAGTCCACCCCACTTTGAGCCACGCCCCCAAACTGGACACTGCAGCCAGGGCTTTACTTGTGGAAAGGCGTACAAGTTGGTGGTGATAGACATGTGAACTAATATTGATAACATTTTGATAAAGGAATCAAAACTCCAACCGACCTTCTTGTCGTTGTCCAGATGAAGGTAGTAAATCGGGTACATGCTCTTATCCATCCCCCGCTGGTCTCGAGTCACTCGACATTTGACGGTCGCGCCTTGAGGCGCCGGCTCCATCACAAACGTTTCCAAGTTGTCAAACTCAATCTCAGGTGACGGCGCTCTCGCCTGCTCGCAAAAGATTCATGAAAGTGCCAAGCAGAAAAAGGACATTCAAGGCTCCCCGCGGATGCGTTCACACTTGTCACGTGTGTTTTAATCAACTATGGGACGATTGCTCTCGTGTCGCGCGCTTTCCATGACACCCAATTCGGTGGACAAGTCTGTCATGACAGGACGAGTGACGAGTttccatgctggacagaaagtCACTCTGATTTCTGGTATTTTAATCCAGACCTCAGATTGAGAGAAATGTTTTGTCCGTGTCCAATGACACAAATGTTAGCGTACATGCTAAAGCTAGGCACAGACAGTGCAAACTGGCTGAGTCATTTTGATTTCAGTGCCAATTTTTAACTTGGCCAGGCATCGTTAGAACGATTGGCGGctcccggccgatcgaaagaaCGTCGGATGAATTTCCGCCTTGTCAGAAATGTGATCTCATACAGTTTAAGATGAGTTACTGACTCAATTTCTACATCTGCACTATTTTCCCATCACTGGACACTAGTGTGCTTCTTTTGAGTTTTTGGAACAgagaaaaacattgtttttagtATTGGCATTCTGGGCCCACAGAAAGCGGAAATATCTTCTTTTTCGTGATTTGTATGACAacatctcagaattctcactttaaagtcaaaattcagAGAATCAACTCTGACGATTCtccgaattctgactttaatctcacgATACtctctttaaagtcagaattttgagaTAAAAGTGAGAATCTTGcaacctttttcttttcttaactgACCCTCGTCATCTTCTACTCCTCTTCCGTAAAATTTAAAGGTAACACTTCtaatgtaataaatatttatgCCTACCTGAAGCTAACCGAACCAAACGTACACTATCTTGTCTATCGTTGTTATACTTCACTCCCGACCAGATTATCAAATCCTAAATGTGAACCCAACCTTAAGCGGAGTGCACACATACCGATAATCAGGCAGAATTTGAGAAATGATTATCCTGCGTTGTGTGGCGTGTTAGGAGTGATCTTTTACTCCCTATCCACTCAGGGCAGACAATCCTAAATGTTAAACATGTTCAATATTCATGATTGCAAATTCTCATGTGGTGGTTAAAGTCGACTCCATGATTGCAATGTGAGGAAAACAATCggttaaaatgttgaaaatcggTACGTGTGTAccccattttaatattttttgataccttcttcttctttccttttccttttttcttttttgatttttcttctttttctgatTCGGATTCATCGCTCTCTTCTGcctttgctgaaaaaaaaaatcatagaagTCATTTTTGAGTTGGTGCCAGCGGTTGAAAAGGTGGAGCAAGCGTGCGGAAACCTTGcctttcttcttcgtcttcttttctttgtttttgtctcctgACGTTTGGAACAAAGACGACGTGGAGCTGGCGGCCGACTTCTTTTTCGACTTGGTCGACTTGCTCTCTTCTCCGCTGTCGTCGCTTTCCGATTTGGCGGCTGCTTTGGTGGGGTGTAATTAAGGACACAAATGAGGGTAATTGACACCTTGAGCAGCAAAGCGAATGTctgtcagctgtcagtcacGGTAAATCACCGGGCGTGTTTTTGTAAtcgctttttttaatcaccttTCTTTTTGCTCTTGGAGTCTTTGTCGTTGTTTATCTGAAACAGAGACGCTGCTTCCTTCTTTTTGTCTTTCTCTTTTGATTTTGACTTCTTCTCCTTTACATCGGAATCTTTCTCATCTGAGGAATTAAAGGAAAAGAACAATTAAGACATGTTTTAATGAACGAGGGTGACCATAatatacttttgttttgttttttaataaataaatctacattgcttggcctatctgtgctgctgggaatttggtgcgctcagtaaACGTGTGGCTGTTATGATAGTAAATCGGGTCATTTCTTTATTACTGTTATCGTTTCAtactatgtcgagcaaaaaTGAAAGTTGGTGGGACGAATATGTGCaagtatgaattcacatgtataacagaacgtatggtgttccacatggTTCAATTCtgaggcctctgctgttttcaaacTAAAAGGAGATTTAgctggttgtttaatttctttTCACTTTGGGTGGGCAGGCGCTCCAGAGATCATAGCCGATTTTGACTATAGGTGAAATAGGCTGCTGCTTATGGCCTCCAAGCCACCAGGGGGCCCCCAAGCTCTATGTGTAGTCTTACCTGAGGATGATTAAAATGTCCTGTAATAGATTGTGGTATCTTAGGAGACCATCGAAAGGGTTAGGAATCTCTTCATTGTAGTTTGGCAAACTAGGGGCCCCCAAACAGAATCTTGTCTAGGGCCCCCATGAAGCTAGAAACGGCCCTGCCAGAGACGCGCCGATTGGTATaccagcaattaaaaaaaaaaaaaaaagtcaatttccataaatgtccCTTTTCAACTgacttttatatttatatatatatatatatatatatatatatatatatatatatatatatatatatatatatatatatatatatatatatatatgtatgtatatatataacatagGAGTTCAAAATGCTGACTGAGGCTTTTAAAATCCTGGATGATTTTTAAGCATATCGGTTAACAAAGATGAGGACAGATTTGGAGCACGAATAACATTTGAGCATGTGATCCTGGCTTTCTTtccaggtgtttttttgttttttgtttttttgtgagagagcGCTTCAGCAGGAGTCTCTCACATCtgtcaaatgagttaatgtaggtCTTTTCCTTCTGCAGCTAAAACGTTTAAGAGGCCGAGGCagagaaaaagagctgacggAGCGCTTTGTCACGTCTGATATGACTTGCAGATATTCGCTGGCGGCCAGCAGATGTTCAAGACGTAAAGCATCATTACAATATTGTATTATATTGGAATAATAGTATAtcataacaacaataacaacaggaatattgtattgtattgtattactAATACAGTTAAACGATGTCGCTTGGTTGATCCTTTTTTGCTTTGTGGCGCAAGCTAAAATTTGGGATATGAACAGCAGCtcaagtgttaaaaaaacaaaacaaaaaaaaacaaaaaacaagtttaaTTGCTATGATTGTGTTTTGGGTTTGGTCATAAGGTCATCATGTTGGTGTATTAAGCTTATGCAGTTATCATGCTTACGCAGGTCATGGGGGGGTCAAGTATTTTGGATATATTatacagttactatgtccctttgTATAGAATGCCACATATTTCAGTCGCAACTTGactgtgaaaatattttcaatctATTCTCCACAAGAGGGGCCATGTCAAGCGTGGTATTTGTGTCCCCTCCCCCCATCGCCGTTACGCAATCAAGTCATGTACGGTAATCCTATTAACAGCTCGTCAGCTGTGAGGTCACgttaagaagtttttttttacggGTACCTTTGGATTTGGATTTCTTTTCTTTGGTGACGCTTGGGGACGGCGAGCTGTCTTTGGTTGTCTTCttcttgcttttctttttagcggtgtcctcctcctcctcctcttcctcgtcttCGTCTGTTACTGACCCTGTTGATGTTGATCAGATAAATTAAATGATTTGTTGAGCTGCAAAGCACATTCAAAGCAACGACTGCGTTacctttcttctttttggggGCACTTTTGGCtttcttttttgtctctttctctttttccttttctttgtcTAGTTCTTTATTCTTGTCGAGTTTCtttttcttcagctttttgtcATCTGCAATGATGTCAGACACAAAAAGTTAAGAATGCTTGCTCATCTCCACCCCcctaaaaaagtttttttttttttttcctttactttGCAAAACAGGAATCTCCTCAGAGGCCTCCTCgttctttttgattttgatcTTTTTGATCTTGGCCTCGCTGCCGTTCAGCTTGGCCTCACTTGTGCTGTTGGCTtcgtccttcttcttcttcgtcttctttttAGTGGATTTTTCTGTTGTACATTAACAAAAAGAAATGAATGAAGAAACAGCCTGCCCAAAAAATctccaaataaaaaacaatttgttgtaaaaatagggctgggtttaaaaatagcaattaatcaatatcaaattgattttcctttaCTCAGCCCAATATTGTATATTGTTTGTGGAGTTGAACTGACGTTCCATAGATGTATGTGTTAATCAATAATGGATTGAATTGATTAAATTGAATCAAATCTGGGGAAATAATCCaaattgaattgaactgaacttttgtgaatcgaaattgaatcgattcagaaAATTAGTATTGATCACCCAGCCCTTATAACAACAACATAATGAGACAAtcgatttaatttaatttacaatgtgtataaaattaaattaaaaaatgaatacgtaaaaaaacaacaacattataaTAATGATAGAAAACTAACATATATGCAATTGTATTGTGATATTAACTCACCAATAAAACAACCAGATCCGGGAAtgcaagagggggaaaaaaagtgacatcatcaaCCCCACAAGTCAAATGATTGTGATTATACGGTCAACTGACGCGAGAAGCTGTGTTGATATCCTTAACGTTGTCCTCAAATATTAGCGTGGAAATTGAATTATCACTTGAACTGGTTTTACACTCAATCGCAAATGCCAGTAAATCATTGGCCCACTTTGCATGATGCGACTTTGCCCCAAATGTGAACGAATGAAAACCGTGAAGCAAACGTCTCCGTGGTGAGAAACGAGTCGTCACGGGAAAGGAGGTCAGTGGACGTAATCCTGTTAGATTACGAGACATCCTGCATAGACGCGTCAGGCTTACGCCAACCCTCGCGCGATCCAACACTCGACCGCGTTACCACAGAGGACCTGACCAGCTGTCATGACGGATTTTTTATTGATGAAATTCAAAGGCAAAGGTAAACACACCAGTTccttaacaagataaaaacttTTTCAATGGTTCACTTCAAAGAGTGGGtataaaaagtctgcacacccctgttcaaatgccagattttgttagggaaaaaatatatatatattattttgtttttttgagaggGGAAGTAAACAACAGAttttggttgcacaagtgtgcacaccctcttgtgACTGAGAATGTGTTCAGAGTgagccaatcacattcaaagttAAATGGCAGTGAGCACACACATGCCACCATTTAAAgatcagatgttctagtaggcttttcgtgacattttgctttactttttgttttgcacCAACATTGACTGCTCTTTGCAATTGTTCCTAATTATCTCCCCTTGACTACGTTGTTtacttttcctttttaaaattgGTTTACATATAATAGGTTGTAGGTAACAttaatggtgatttttttttttttttttttacatgatttatcttggtcttttttttagatcACAAAAACCTTTGACCACAAAAAACAAGTAATACAGTAGTTTGtaatacaataatataataataattgatgtgATATGTTAATCAAATTTGGACTGTGTACTCAGTCAGAGGTTACCAACATTCAAATACAGATATGATCCTAGCTATGCTGCAGTCGACCACCAAACCCGGTCTAATAGAGTACTACTAACTGTCTGTGGTGAGGTTAGCATTCTGCATCACTGCCAGAAAGTCATCTAAAGGAAGCTCAATTTTCTAAACTGTTGATTTGCGGTCTTAAACGTACCTTCACCTTTTCTGCAGACATGTTGCGGCCTCTTGACGGCTTCTTGAGCAATGTTAGAAAATCcaataacccaaaaaaaacacacaaaaaacaggcTCCTCGGCGGAGATGATGAAGAGCGAGAAAGCGCCCTGTGTTCAGCACATCACCATGGGCAAAAAGTTGTTAATAGGATTTATGTGTAAAGCCATCTGCTGTGTAGGAACACGTCAACGGGTAAGACCAAGCAGGCCCGGCGGCGGGGGAGGAAGGGCGGAGGGAAGAGGATGGTTTTGTTTATCACAGGCAGCACGGTGACCTAGTGGTTAGCATTTCTACCCcctgcgggccactaaaaaaacatgtacagcgggccacaaatggccccgcAGGCGTTAGCTTGGACACCAGTGTTCTAAACGGTCCGTGTGAATTGTTGTATGTCGTATGTATGTGcagtaattggctggcaaccaaccCACGTTGCAAAGGAAATGTGGGATAAATGGATATTTACCTTCGTGTACACGTGTGGGGATGCCACACAATTGTCCTCCTCCAGACCGCTGTTGTAAGGACAGATTACAAAGAAGGTTAGTGTTAAAACAAAGTATGATTCATTTGTATTCATTAATTTAAGTGAAAATTAGCTTACCTAAGTCCAAAATAATGTTTTCCATTGATTCAATTTACGAAATACAATGCGACATATTCAATATTTATACACCTAATTTTATTTagttcatttattatttaaaattattgaaTGGCATTTTTGTCTATTTCTAAAATTactgaatgacattttaaattatATGAGATTTGCGTGTAGAGGCCCTAATCCATTATGAATGAAATCGGAAACATAGAGTAACCTGAAATAAtaaatttattgaacatattcaGTATTTATTATTcggattaatttatttttactatgaCCACTTGCTATGCATATTTAATTAAACTTTTAATTACCTTGtttcgtgtttatttatttaatgcagTTCATctaacttatttttattttttattttttttgcacccatTCCTCTAACCcccagtgttttttgtttttgttttttttggtgggaaaaCACATGAAACTACAGTGAAAGGCAACAAACACCTGTGAAacgttacatgaaaaaaacaaatcaacggGTTGTAGTTTGGCCCATACGCCAAACTAAGTGTTCTCCTAACATTTCACTATGTCAAGTtcaacaaatgtcatttttttgcagATCATGATGTCGACGCCAAGTGTTACTTTCTCGCTCTGTGGCCTTTCAATGACCACGTGAGCGTATGAAACTAGAGCAGGTTCTGTAATTCGCTTTGCGTGGCAACGGCAGGAAAAGATTTCCCTCTGCCGCTTATTGGTTTAACATCACTTGGCGAGTTCTTTTGGAAAGTGGTGTGATTTAATTGCCAATGAgtgggaataaaaaaataaaaaaaaaggggtggggggtgcgtACAGTTGAGGGTATTATTATTTGATCCCATGCTGAATATGCAACTTTGCAGTGTGTTACCAACATTTTCTTTGGCCTCCTCCAAACAGAGGCCAATCGATGGTCATTTTGCGTGGCTATTATCGAATTCAATAAACAATCAAATTAATGACTTTCCTGGTGAGTGAGGAAACCTACAAATCAAATAATATTTCCCCACGTGTATGCAAAGGAATATGAATTCTTTAATGTTAACATACCTGTCATGTGTCCAGGCCTCTCTCACGGTCTGACGCTGGCCCGACATGGCCGATGTGTAAGGACTCAAAATGAACACCGGTGAGAGGCTCCACCATAAACATCAACAGGGGAGTCACATGACCTGGCCTTGAAGAGcatcaccccccaccccaacccTTCATTCTGGATTACGTTAATCAGCCACTCACCATCTGCGAGCATTAGCTCTGTTTGCTAAATGGGAGGAGAACAAAACGAAATTGTTGCTCGTGGGAGGAATTTGTGAGGCATGTCGAGCAGTTGAGCAGCAGGGAGCACTGTTGAGACACTTTACCCTTGCTACTTCACTGGAATACAGGAAAGTAATAGAGGTAGAACActgccagcaaaaaaaaaaatgcatcagtgATGATTGATATTTGATAGCGTGATTTGTCTACTTTGTTGGGGCGGAGCTAATTCTTTGGCAGTTGGTGGTTTGGCCAGTTTGACACAATATCCTAATTTATTGAAATGCTCCTATAGAGCCATAATACATGGTgaagtttattttgtttttattgtggcCCAAAACTAATACATTTATCTGGAAAATACAGAAATCAAACATGAAAACATTCCACTTGCTGCTGCATCTGTTCTCTTTTAAAGTGTAAAACAAACATGCCACTTCTCTTAGAAATAGAAAAAGTGTAATAGGCTCTTTTGTCCACTAGATGCTGCTGTAGCCCAAGAGACATGGTTTTTaaacaagaagaaaaattaAACAGGAGGAAGTAACTGGGCAAAATGAGGCCCAGTACTGCAATTTCATGTTCTTACGGATTCATAATTTcatagtctttattttattttttattttttgtataacgTGGCTGGTTAATCTATACTGTACTCAAATTCAAattctgaattgaattgaattctgAAAGTCTGAATTTTCCACAGCCCTTCCTTAAGGGGAAACAAAGCACGtgtcagctgttttttttttttttttgtgtgtgttagaaATATGACCCGACGGCAGCTATAACCACTTAATTAGGTCACCAAGTCAAAACTGCTGTGATTATGAGGAGCGGCCCACTGGTCAAAAAGAAACTGGCAAGGACATTACCTGGCTTGCACTGTAAGTTTGCGGTGAATCATCAACTTGCAGGCAGTGAAGACAAACAATAAACACGCAACAGGAAGTATCCATGTTTGCTGAATCGACAGTATATCCAAAGAGGAGGCTTGTTTGAATGGGAAACATGCCCGGGCAGCAGAGAATGTGCGAGACAAGACTTGACAAGCCAACGCAATGTTGTCTCCTGGCTGCTAAATGCCACATAATATACAGTATTACTGTAATTACCGTCAAACAATGGATGCAGCtcctctcattccctttaaattgaGCTCTGGAGAAGCACACGGTTTATATGGCGGAAAGATAACGGACACGAGAGGCTATGCAGGAGATCGATGTGCTTCTCGAGCCCCAAATCAGCTGAGATTGGCTTCAGCTCATGAAATACCATCAAAGCGACCGAGAGTGCATCAGTTGTATATATCCCATACATCCTGTTGACACTCTGATATAGTCGCATACAAACTTCACCCTCACATAACCTCACTCAGCGAGTTCCTGCCACTGCACATAAAAGGTCGTTTTTGTGCGGCGGTGGCAGATGTGTTCTCATGTTTCTGTTTGTCTCATCTGGTCTTCAGTGGACCATCAGTGTTGGCTTGGCGAACCGAAAAGTTCCCCTTTGAGGCTCCAGCGAAATCTGTGTGTGCTGAACGCACGTTAGCGACGGCTGTTTCTTGTTTTTGGAACAATAGCGAAAGCATTTCTGTCGTAATGAAACATATTACATGCTTTGCTTGTCCTTATTGACctgtttttgtgaacaaaacaaaaaaaaaaaaaaaaagatttggatCTCCTGTGATTGCTGCAGGCTTCGATTCTAAACAGACTCCGGTGGTATCCATTTATGTACAAGATGCTTAAGGAGGAACGTAGCGCTGTTAGCGGTTTTGTTTGGTCA
Encoded here:
- the LOC144024581 gene encoding uncharacterized protein LOC144024581 isoform X1, producing the protein MSGQRQTVREAWTHDSGLEEDNCVASPHVYTKKTKKKKDEANSTSEAKLNGSEAKIKKIKIKKNEEASEEIPVLQNDKKLKKKKLDKNKELDKEKEKEKETKKKAKSAPKKKKGSVTDEDEEEEEEEDTAKKKSKKKTTKDSSPSPSVTKEKKSKSKDEKDSDVKEKKSKSKEKDKKKEAASLFQINNDKDSKSKKKAAAKSESDDSGEESKSTKSKKKSAASSTSSLFQTSGDKNKEKKTKKKGKAEESDESESEKEEKSKKKKGKGKKKKARAPSPEIEFDNLETFVMEPAPQGATVKCRVTRDQRGMDKSMYPIYYLHLDNDKKTFLLAGRKRKKSATSNYLISIDATDLSRGGDNFVGKLRSNLMGTKFTVFDNALNPEKALPDMSNARQELAAIIYETNVLGMKGPRRMSVIIPGMDKDNERVPLRPRNDYDGLLIRHQNRRMENLIELHNKTPVWNEETASHVLNFNGRVTQASIKNFQIVHSKDLDYIVMQFGRIADDIFTLDYKYPMCAVQAFAIALSSFDGKIACE
- the LOC144024581 gene encoding tubby-related protein 3-like isoform X4, with the protein product MSAEKVKKTKKKKDEANSTSEAKLNGSEAKIKKIKIKKNEEASEEIPVLQNDKKLKKKKLDKNKELDKEKEKEKETKKKAKSAPKKKKGSVTDEDEEEEEEEDTAKKKSKKKTTKDSSPSPSVTKEKKSKSKDEKDSDVKEKKSKSKEKDKKKEAASLFQINNDKDSKSKKKAAAKSESDDSGEESKSTKSKKKSAASSTSSLFQTSGDKNKEKKTKKKAKAEESDESESEKEEKSKKKKGKGKKKKARAPSPEIEFDNLETFVMEPAPQGATVKCRVTRDQRGMDKSMYPIYYLHLDNDKKTFLLAGRKRKKSATSNYLISIDATDLSRGGDNFVGKLRSNLMGTKFTVFDNALNPEKALPDMSNARQELAAIIYETNVLGMKGPRRMSVIIPGMDKDNERVPLRPRNDYDGLLIRHQNRRMENLIELHNKTPVWNEETASHVLNFNGRVTQASIKNFQIVHSKDLDYIVMQFGRIADDIFTLDYKYPMCAVQAFAIALSSFDGKIACE
- the LOC144024581 gene encoding tubby-related protein 3-like isoform X7, whose translation is MSAEKTKKKKDEANSTSEAKLNGSEAKIKKIKIKKNEEASEEIPVLQNDKKLKKKKLDKNKELDKEKEKEKETKKKAKSAPKKKKGSVTDEDEEEEEEEDTAKKKSKKKTTKDSSPSPSVTKEKKSKSKDEKDSDVKEKKSKSKEKDKKKEAASLFQINNDKDSKSKKKAAAKSESDDSGEESKSTKSKKKSAASSTSSLFQTSGDKNKEKKTKKKAKAEESDESESEKEEKSKKKKGKGKKKKARAPSPEIEFDNLETFVMEPAPQGATVKCRVTRDQRGMDKSMYPIYYLHLDNDKKTFLLAGRKRKKSATSNYLISIDATDLSRGGDNFVGKLRSNLMGTKFTVFDNALNPEKALPDMSNARQELAAIIYETNVLGMKGPRRMSVIIPGMDKDNERVPLRPRNDYDGLLIRHQNRRMENLIELHNKTPVWNEETASHVLNFNGRVTQASIKNFQIVHSKDLDYIVMQFGRIADDIFTLDYKYPMCAVQAFAIALSSFDGKIACE